CCTAGCGGACATCCTGTGGAAGCTCGCACCAAACGGGATGGGGCACAAAGCGGATTACCAGAGGCTCTCGAACTGGCTTGAAGAGAAGGGCGAACATGAACTGGCAACGAAATGGGCAACCCGGGCGGATAAGCACGCGAATGTAGCTTCTTACAATGGCCTAAAGATCGACGTCTCCCTAATGCTCTGGATCGCAATCCTATGGGGAATCGTCCTGAGCGGATTTGCATTCGGGGCGAGTGGTCGACCCTACAAGAAGTCGTACGGTGTTGTGTTAATCCTCTTGTCCATTGCGGCTCTCGGAGCACGGGCTCAGTTCGAAAAATCAGCGATAGAGGGGAGTAAACGCCAATCGATACCGGCCGAAGTCTTAGCTGGTGCCTTGGGTTCAACAGAGGGTCTTAAGTGGCTTGAGGAACTCGAACCGTCCGCAGAGCGAGATGCCCTCGCTGCCAAGGCTGAAGCCGAGCTCGATGCCGTGATGGAGGGAGAGAGTGAGTTGCCGCCAGCCGTCTCGCCCGCGGAGCTCGAAGCCCTGGTCCAGAGCTACAGCAACTACCGGATACACCCACAATCTTATCTTCCCGGAGTGGGTCTCCTTTTACACTTGCTGCTCTTTCTCTTCGGCAGGTTCTTATATGGGCGAGGACTTGGAAAATGGTTGAGATATTTTCCAGGCGCCACCGCGGGGATTGCGGCGCCTATTTTGGTGACCCTTTACGCGGCTGCGTTCTACTGGTCTCTGAGAGGTTCCACTTTCCAGAGCATGTTCATGGACCGCTCCCCTGTCTTTGAACACGCCAAGCCGTCTATCTTGGTACCCACGATTATCTTGTTCACTTTGGCGATTGGGGTTCATGTGGCCTCCATCGCGACGACTAGGTTGAAAACTCAAGAGGCAGAGCCCACGTAGACAGGCGGCAGAGACGCGGGTAGAGTTCCGGCCTTATGTTTAGCCTGATACAGAAGTTTTTTGAGGCCATTTTTGGGATCTTCCGGCGACCGGGAGATTCTCGCATCATGCCGCCAATTCCGCTCGCCTTGAGCCATGAGAGCTTTGAGATTCGTGTGGAAACCTCACACGTGGTCAAGACCTCGGCGAATTCATGGCATATGGTGGCAGCCGCTAAAAATATCGGGCAAGGCGCGTGGCAAGATTTGATGCTCGAAGCCGAGTTCCTAGACGGCGAAACTTCACTCAGCGTGGAGCGAGAAGAGTTACAGCGCGGCCAAGCGCCGCTCCTTCAAGGCGATACTCTGCCAATTGATATCCGAATGCCCTGCCCCGAGGGGGCAACCAAGGTGCGTGCCACTTTAAAGGGCGATAGTGGGCCAGCGGACCCGCCTCAGACCAAGCCAGTGCTCACGCACGAACGCGTCAGGATCAGCGAGCGACAACACGAAGTCCGTTGGTTCGGAGACGGCCAGAATGGGTTTGCACACCTGACTCTGGAAGTTGAAAATACCGGCCGCGCCCTTGGACTACTCAAGCTGCGCGTGAGTTCGACGCGTAAGGATGGTAGTGTCATTGATGAACGCACAGCCCTTCCGACGTATCAGGGCGCACCCGCGTTGCTCAAGGGCGAGCGGCGTTTGGTGCATGTGATTACTCGCGTGCCCAAGGAATATGGGACGTACACAGTGGTAGTTGAGGAGATAGAGCATTCATGAAGAAACAACATTTCTCCATGCTCAGGGAGTTTGCGCTTGCCGACGTTCTGACCTTGTTGAACGCGGCGTGTGGCACGGTCTCGATCTTCCTCTGCTTGAACTACCTCGAGGAGCGAGACCCCAAATGGCTTTGGATGGCGTTCGTGCTCCTTCCGACGGCCCTTGTTTGCGACGCGTTGGACGGTTGGGTGGCGCGCAAGCGGCAAAAGTGGTCTCGAATCGGCGCCGATTTAGACAGCCTTTCGGACGTGGTCTCGTTCGGCGTGGCGCCGGCAGTGCTCGGGTTTACGCTGGGTATGCGCGGCTTTTGGGACGTCGTCGTGCTAGTGTTCTTTGTGTGTTGCGGCATCTCACGCCTCGCCCGATTCAACGTCACGGCTGTAGAGATGGCGGACGATTCAGGCAAAGTCACGCATTTTGAAGGTACCCCGATTCCCACCTCGTTGGTCTTAGTGATCGTGCTCGGAATCTGGTTTTTTGGCGCCACACCTGGCACCGAGCTCTGGGGCGGCGAGTATACCTTTCTCGGCCTCGAGTTCCATCCGTTGGTCTTGATGTACGCAGCCAGCGGCTCGGCCATGATCAGCTCCACGTTGAGGATCCCGAAACCCTGACCCGAGGAACGGATGGGCACGTATATCCACAGTGTTTCTCTGATTTGCGGCGACTTTGAGCAGACTTCAGACGTTTTTGTGGCGTGGCTCACCTCGGCCTTGAAATTCGGGGAAGCGAGCTATGTCCGTGCAGATTTGAGCGCCGAAGCCGGACGCGATGACG
This Microvenator marinus DNA region includes the following protein-coding sequences:
- the pssA gene encoding CDP-diacylglycerol--serine O-phosphatidyltransferase — translated: MKKQHFSMLREFALADVLTLLNAACGTVSIFLCLNYLEERDPKWLWMAFVLLPTALVCDALDGWVARKRQKWSRIGADLDSLSDVVSFGVAPAVLGFTLGMRGFWDVVVLVFFVCCGISRLARFNVTAVEMADDSGKVTHFEGTPIPTSLVLVIVLGIWFFGATPGTELWGGEYTFLGLEFHPLVLMYAASGSAMISSTLRIPKP